The Methanolobus sp. WCC4 genome includes the window TCAGATGATTCAAACAATCAGGAGATACAATGGTTAAAATTGTACATGCACAAACCGTACTCACGGAAGATGAACTTGCGGCTTTAAAGAAGAAATGTAATGAGTCGTCAACGAAAGAAGCCCTGAGCATGGCGGTGCAACATTATCTCGAGTGTGAGTATACTGACCTCGATGATAAAATGTGGACCAAGAAGCTTGAAAAAGTGGTCCAGAAAAAAAAGCAAAAGAAATTATAGCTTTTGAACAAGAGAGGAACAACTATGAGCAAAGCAAACCAATTCTTAGATGAGGATGCAGTATCCCCGGTCATCGGTGTAATCCTGATGGTCGCAATCACTGTGATCCTTGCTGCAGTAATCGCAGCATTCGTATTCGGCATGGGACCACCAGAACAGGCACCACAGGCAAGTATCAGAGCAAGTGCAACTGAAGATAGTACAGGCACATTTAGCATCGTTATGCTTGAGCATCAGGGCGGAGATGAAGTCACACTTACATCATCAGCCACAAAATTCGCTGTTGAAGGAACAACTGTAGAATATGGAACTGTACAAGACTACTTCACTGCAGGAGACCGTCTCTACATTGGTTATAACACATCAGGCGATTATACAATTGGAAACTCAACAACTGCTGCAGACATTGGAGGGGCTAATGCAAACATTGCCAACTCTACCGAAACCATTGATGTAACAATCATTGATGTCGGAAGCCAGCAGATGATTGGTGACCTTAGCGTAAGATTCTAAACACATTAAAATGACGTATCTTGCGTCATCTTTTCTTTCTTTTTTGATTCAAGTAATTCAGATAAACTTAAATACTTTCCAAATCCACATCTTTCTGTAGATATTTATAATCAGGAAGTGGTTTGTTGGATTACGAAGTCTTACTGAAGAATTCATGGAACATTGTTAAAGATAATATTGTGACATTTATCGTTGGTCTGTTAATAGCCGTCATAGGATCTATCCTTATAGTGACCATTGCACCTCTTGCCTATGGATACACATTCATGGCAATAAAAGGAGTACGCGGAGAGATTCCAGAGATAGGAGATGTCTTTGAAGGTTTTAAGAAGGACAACTTCATCAGAAGCTGGACCTACATGCTGATAGCTATTGTTGCCAGCGTGATAATAGGGCAGATACCTTACCTCTCATCAATACTTTCCCTGATAATGGGAGTACTGTTGATGTACACCATGCCATTGCTCATAATCAGAGGATACGGAGGTATCGACGGCATAACAGAGAGTATAGAGATGGTGCAGGCAGTCCCGATTGAGAGCGTAATAATCTATGTGATCATAAATGTGCTCATATTCATTGGCATGCTACTTATTGGAATAGGTGTGCTCATCACAGCACCGATCGCAGCGGTTTTCATTGCAGGTGCAACTACTGAGCTTGCCGGAGAACGATAAAGACTAAATTTATATTAAAATGCTGTAAACACGAGTTTACAGCCCATTTTTTTAATAATATGCATCTATCTGGTTCAGATACCATATATCTCTGAACCTTTCTTGACCTTCTCGACATCCCTTTCAATTACTGAAAGCCTGTTCTTATCGACTTTCATACCTGCAAGACTCTCGATGAACCATATGGATTTTACATGATCATCAGGAGTGAGCTTCCAGTCGGGTTTCTCCATGTAGAAGTCAATTCCGTCTGCATAGTGAAGAAGTTCCATCCTGACCTTCTCAGTGATCCATCCGAGTTCCTCATAGTATGAAAGGATGTCCGGGAGGTTGTTGCGACCCACCAGCCCCATCAGGAACTCAAGCCATTCCATGCAGAGTTTCATGTTCCCTGAATTCTTAACGATATTTGAGAGGTGGACATTCTGCCCAAAGCCTTTGTAACTTTTAGCACCCAGCTTCTTCAGCTCGCTCTCGACATACTCAGTGACCGAATCAACCTTCTCAAGCATTTCAGCGTTCTTTGTCTCGGATTCCTGCTTGAACTCAGAGAATGCTGAAGATGTCGTTCCAAGGTTGTCAACTATGGAAGATATCGACCTTGATAGTTCCACAGACGTGGATCTGGCATCTTCCTGGATCTTCTCAATGGAACCGATCTTTGTACCTATCTCATCAAGTTTGACAGTAATAACATCTATACGTGAAAAGTTGGATTCGTTCTCCTGAAGGGATTCATGCAACTGCCCCAGAAGAGCGGTATATGAATTGACGAGTTCTGAGACACTGTCCTCTATTCTGGAAAGGTCTGACCTGATAGTCATATTGTCAGACTGGAGTACAGAAAGGTTGGATTCAAAATCACCCATCTTCACTTCAACGGAACTTATCTTTTCTTCAATTCCACTGAACTGAGATTCATTACGAGAGAGAGCTTCATCATTTGACTTCACAAAAGATGAGAATGAACTATCGATCTCCAAAAGTTTGTCCGAGAAACTTTCTACATCACCTTTAAGTGAACCGAACCGGACGTCGATGTTGCTCAGGTCATCCTTGAAATCGA containing:
- a CDS encoding DUF5371 family protein; its protein translation is MVKIVHAQTVLTEDELAALKKKCNESSTKEALSMAVQHYLECEYTDLDDKMWTKKLEKVVQKKKQKKL
- a CDS encoding type IV pilin N-terminal domain-containing protein; its protein translation is MSKANQFLDEDAVSPVIGVILMVAITVILAAVIAAFVFGMGPPEQAPQASIRASATEDSTGTFSIVMLEHQGGDEVTLTSSATKFAVEGTTVEYGTVQDYFTAGDRLYIGYNTSGDYTIGNSTTAADIGGANANIANSTETIDVTIIDVGSQQMIGDLSVRF